The Helianthus annuus cultivar XRQ/B chromosome 16, HanXRQr2.0-SUNRISE, whole genome shotgun sequence genome includes a window with the following:
- the LOC110924316 gene encoding uncharacterized protein LOC110924316: MVLIFACLSFRLPISHSNFFFCIVPYSSHFNPLSAPVMTIDTLMGANYASWKDSLDLTLALMEFDCALTENTPPAITDKSIEAEKLLYQKWERANRLSLIFMKNSISPAIRGAIPDAATTKEYLTNVEAQFQGTSKAQASTLILKLVTTKYDGINGIREHILKMNDMAQKLKGLSMEISDGFLVHFIMTSLPASYEAFKVNYNLQKEQWKMNELIAMCMQEEERLKLEKADVAYLMTADSKKRKGNYNKKSNVKVQKRDTGASASGSNDSKGKIHCKFCRKVGHKQKDCPDFKEWLAKKGIPYNSEAGKKPKNA, from the exons ATGGTCTTGATTTTCGCCTGCCTTAGTTTTAGGTTACCCATAAGTCACTCTAACTTCTTCTTTTGCATTGTACCTTATTCTTCTCATTTTAATCCGCTATCAGCTCCTGTTATGACTATTGATACTTTGATGGGTGCAAACTATGCTTCGTGGAAGGATTCTCTTGACCTTACTCTCGCACTCATGGAGTTTGACTGTGCGCTAACTGAAAACACTCCTCCTGCTATTACTGATAAGAGTATTGAAGCTGAAAAACTACTCTATCAAAAGTGGGAGAGAGCTAATCGCTTGTCTCTTATCTTCATGAAAAACTCGATAAGTCCTGCTATCAGGGGAGCCATTCCTGACGCTGCTACAACTAAGGAATATCTGACTAATGTGGAGGCTCAATTCCaagggacgtctaaggcgcaAGCCAGCACCCTCATTCTGAAATTGGTGACTACAAAGTATGATGGGATCAACGGTATTCGTGAGCACATCCTGAAAATGAATGACATGGCCCAAAAGCTCAAGGGATTAAGCATGGAGATTAGTGATGGCTTTCTGGTGCACTTTATCATGACGTCTCTACCTGCATCTTATGAAGCATTCAAAGTCAACTATAACCTTCAGAAGGAACAATGGAAGATGAACGAATTGATTGCCATGTGCATGCAAGAAGAAGAACGTCTAAAACTGGAGAAAGCCGATGTTGCTTACCTGATGACTGCTGACTCGAAGAAAAGGAAGGGGAACTACAATAAGAAGTCTAATGTAAAGGTCCAAAAGCGAGATACAGGTGCAAGTGCTTCTGGCTCTAATGACTCCAAAGGGAAGATTCACTGCAAGTTCTGTCGTAAGGTGGGACATAAGCAGAAGGACTGCCcggactttaaggagtggctagCCAAGAAAG GGATTCCATACAATTcagaagctggaaagaaaccaaagaacgcttaa